The Apibacter raozihei DNA segment CAGGCAGCTCTTATGCATGCAGAATATTTTCAATCTATTGCAAAATATGAATATGCAGCTGTTGCTATACCTTTAAATGGAGGTACAGAAGGAACGGTAGGGATTTCCTTATATCGTTTCGCAGTTGACGATATCATGAATACAACACAATTAATAGATAATCAGGGAAATATTGATTATAATAAAATAAGTCGTTTTTCAACTGCAGATTATGCTTTAATGGGTTCATATGCAGGAAATCTTTTTAATGATCCTAACTTATCAGTAGGAGCCAATGCTAAAATTGTATACAGACATGTTGGTAAATTTGCAAATGCATTCGGATTTGGTTTAGATGCTGGTTTGCAATATAGAACAGAAGATAAGTTTTATTTTGGAGTAATGGTACGCGACATAACAACAACCTTTAATGTGTGGTCGGTTAATGAGAAAGAATTAAATAAAATGGAACTAGATGGAGAGACTTTAAATGAAGCCCCTGAAGATAAGATAGAATTAACCATTCCTAAACTAAAATTAGGTGTGGCTAAAAAGTTGGATATAAGCGAAAAAATTGGTTTTTTAGCAGAAGCAAATTTAAATTTTGAATTTTCTAAAACAAACGATTTGGTATCTTCAGATGTTGTAAGTATGTCGCCATCTTTAGGAGTTGAGTTTGATTATGATAATACCGTGTTTCTTAGAGCGGGCTTTACAAATATGCAACATGAAATGCAATATGATGGAACAAAAAAAATCACAATGCAGCCCAATGCAGGAATTGGATTTAAATACAGAGGAGTTACGGTTGACTATGCTTTAACCAACATAGGGAATGCATCTGTGGCGCTCTATTCAAATATTTTTTCAGTTAAAATTGATATAGCTGAGTTTCACAGATAAAATAAGTTACTAATTCTCTTATTCTAAGGCGTGTAATATTTTAAAAATTAAAAAAAAAGTATTATATTTGCAAAGTTTTGGGACTTAAAAAAATGAAAAGCCTAATTTACAAAGGGCTTTTTTTTGTACTTACAGTTTAAGTTTTTTCTTGCTAACATTCTGTTTGTTAATAAAATAAGTTCTTTTGCATGAAAGTAAAATATGAAATTAAAGGATAAAGTAGATACATTATTAAATGATT contains these protein-coding regions:
- a CDS encoding putative type IX sorting system protein PorV2 — protein: MKLLLLVIISFIINLPIKAQSFRKYSNEFLNIGADARAFGMGNNVVANVSDVNSVYWNPAGLTQVTDSWQAALMHAEYFQSIAKYEYAAVAIPLNGGTEGTVGISLYRFAVDDIMNTTQLIDNQGNIDYNKISRFSTADYALMGSYAGNLFNDPNLSVGANAKIVYRHVGKFANAFGFGLDAGLQYRTEDKFYFGVMVRDITTTFNVWSVNEKELNKMELDGETLNEAPEDKIELTIPKLKLGVAKKLDISEKIGFLAEANLNFEFSKTNDLVSSDVVSMSPSLGVEFDYDNTVFLRAGFTNMQHEMQYDGTKKITMQPNAGIGFKYRGVTVDYALTNIGNASVALYSNIFSVKIDIAEFHR